In the genome of Candidatus Nanopelagicales bacterium, one region contains:
- a CDS encoding aminoacyl-tRNA hydrolase, translating to MTDKPWLIVGLGNPGDKYSDTRHNIGYMVVEVLAARMGTKLSRHRRANADAAEGQLNGHRAVLLRSRSYMNESGGPVKAAADYSRISADRIVVVQDEIDIPFGALRTKFGGGDGGHNGLRSIRSSLGTGDFYRVRVGVDRPPGRQEAADYVLRAFKGAERKALPEVIDRAADAVESLIVDGLSVAQNNHNSP from the coding sequence ATGACGGACAAGCCGTGGCTCATCGTCGGCCTAGGCAATCCCGGCGACAAGTACTCCGATACTCGCCACAACATCGGGTACATGGTGGTTGAGGTATTGGCCGCTCGGATGGGAACCAAACTCAGCCGTCATCGCCGTGCCAATGCCGATGCCGCCGAGGGACAACTCAATGGGCACCGCGCGGTGTTGCTCAGATCGCGCAGCTACATGAACGAGTCGGGCGGGCCGGTCAAAGCCGCCGCCGACTATTCCCGGATCTCGGCTGACCGGATCGTTGTTGTCCAAGACGAGATCGACATCCCTTTCGGTGCACTGCGAACCAAGTTCGGTGGCGGCGACGGTGGTCACAATGGGCTGAGATCGATTCGCTCATCCCTGGGAACTGGGGACTTCTACCGGGTCAGGGTCGGCGTCGATCGGCCGCCCGGCCGTCAGGAAGCGGCCGACTACGTCCTGCGCGCCTTCAAGGGTGCCGAGCGCAAAGCACTGCCGGAGGTCATCGACCGTGCCGCCGACGCGGTGGAGAGCCTGATCGTCGACGGGCTGTCAGTGGCGCAGAACAACCACAACAGCCCTTGA